A section of the Roseivirga sp. BDSF3-8 genome encodes:
- the rplP gene encoding 50S ribosomal protein L16, whose amino-acid sequence MLQPKRTKFRKKQKGRVKGIAQRGHQIAFGTFAIKSLEPGWITSRQIEAARIAMTRAMKREGQVWIRIFPDKPVTKKPAEVRMGKGKGAPEYWVAVVKPGTILFESGGVNLALAQESLRLAAQKLPIKTKFVVRRDYVE is encoded by the coding sequence ATGTTACAGCCTAAAAGAACAAAGTTTAGAAAAAAGCAGAAAGGCCGGGTTAAAGGTATCGCTCAGCGTGGGCATCAAATCGCCTTTGGTACTTTTGCTATTAAATCTCTTGAGCCGGGGTGGATCACTAGTCGTCAGATAGAGGCCGCCCGTATCGCAATGACAAGAGCTATGAAAAGAGAGGGACAGGTTTGGATCAGGATTTTCCCTGATAAGCCTGTAACCAAGAAACCTGCTGAAGTAAGGATGGGTAAGGGTAAAGGTGCTCCTGAATATTGGGTCGCTGTTGTTAAGCCTGGAACTATCCTGTTTGAATCCGGAGGCGTTAACTTGGCACTTGCCCAGGAATCACTTCGGTTGGCTGCTCAAAAGCTGCCTATTAAGACAAAATTTGTGGTACGTAGAGATTACGTAGAATAA
- the rplN gene encoding 50S ribosomal protein L14: MIQQESRLSVADNSGAKEVLVIRVLGGTKKRYAGIGDKVVVTVKSALSSSNLKKGTVSKAVIVRTKKEVRRKDGSYIRFEDNAAVLLNNNDEPRGTRIFGPVARELRERQFMKIVSLAPEVL, translated from the coding sequence ATGATACAGCAAGAATCTAGACTGTCTGTTGCCGATAATAGCGGCGCGAAAGAAGTTCTTGTTATTCGGGTACTGGGTGGTACTAAAAAGAGATATGCAGGTATTGGCGATAAAGTAGTCGTAACTGTGAAATCAGCTCTTTCATCTAGTAACCTTAAAAAAGGAACTGTTTCTAAAGCGGTTATTGTTCGGACCAAGAAAGAAGTTAGGCGTAAGGATGGTTCATATATTCGTTTTGAAGACAACGCAGCTGTGTTGCTCAACAATAATGACGAACCCCGTGGCACCCGTATCTTCGGACCTGTTGCTCGTGAACTAAGAGAGCGCCAGTTTATGAAAATTGTTTCACTGGCTCCTGAAGTCCTTTAA
- the rpsQ gene encoding 30S ribosomal protein S17 — MSTTRNLRKERVGQVVSNKMDKTITIAVNRKVKHPIYGKFIGKTTKFTAHDENNDAGIGDTVRISETRPLSKNKRWRLVEIIERAK, encoded by the coding sequence ATGTCAACGACAAGAAATCTTAGGAAGGAAAGAGTAGGGCAGGTAGTCAGCAATAAGATGGATAAGACCATCACAATTGCTGTAAACCGTAAAGTAAAGCACCCTATTTATGGGAAGTTTATTGGTAAAACTACCAAGTTTACTGCCCATGATGAGAATAATGATGCTGGTATCGGAGATACTGTGCGCATCAGTGAAACACGTCCACTTAGCAAAAATAAGCGGTGGAGATTAGTAGAAATTATTGAAAGGGCCAAGTAA
- the rpsN gene encoding 30S ribosomal protein S14 produces MAKESLKARERKRERLVAKYADKRAKLKAEGDWVGLDKLPKNSSPVRLHNRCKLTGRPKGYMRKFGISRVTFRKMASEGRIPGVTKASW; encoded by the coding sequence ATGGCTAAAGAATCATTAAAAGCTAGAGAGAGAAAAAGAGAACGTCTAGTTGCCAAATACGCAGATAAGCGTGCGAAGCTTAAAGCTGAAGGCGACTGGGTTGGTCTTGATAAACTTCCTAAAAATAGTTCTCCTGTACGTCTTCACAATAGATGTAAGCTTACAGGTAGACCCAAAGGCTATATGCGGAAGTTTGGTATATCAAGGGTTACATTCCGGAAAATGGCTTCAGAAGGTCGTATTCCTGGTGTTACAAAAGCAAGTTGGTAA
- the rpmD gene encoding 50S ribosomal protein L30, whose amino-acid sequence MASKVRITQVKSTIKRPSDQKKTIQALGLGRINKSVEVENTPQVAGMVRKVNHLITVTEL is encoded by the coding sequence ATGGCGAGTAAAGTAAGAATAACCCAGGTCAAAAGTACCATTAAGCGTCCTTCAGATCAGAAAAAAACTATTCAGGCATTAGGTTTGGGTAGAATTAATAAATCTGTTGAGGTGGAAAATACACCTCAGGTAGCAGGAATGGTCAGGAAAGTCAATCATTTGATCACCGTAACTGAGCTTTAA
- the rplX gene encoding 50S ribosomal protein L24 produces MQNKLRIKKGDKVRVIAGNSKGKEGEVLKVLPAKNRAIVEGANVVTKHTKPSATNPNGGIEKQEASIHISNLMLIDPSNGEPTRVGRKHDDKGKLQRYSKKTGDFI; encoded by the coding sequence ATGCAGAATAAACTTAGAATAAAGAAAGGCGATAAAGTTCGAGTTATTGCTGGTAATTCTAAAGGCAAGGAAGGGGAAGTACTTAAAGTTCTTCCTGCTAAGAACAGAGCTATAGTCGAAGGCGCTAATGTTGTTACGAAGCATACCAAACCTTCAGCAACAAACCCTAACGGTGGTATCGAAAAACAAGAAGCTTCTATCCATATCAGTAACCTGATGCTGATCGATCCTTCAAATGGTGAGCCTACCCGTGTAGGTCGTAAACATGATGATAAGGGCAAGCTTCAAAGGTATTCTAAGAAAACTGGAGACTTTATCTAA
- the rplO gene encoding 50S ribosomal protein L15 has protein sequence MKLHSLKPAKGSVKNKKRIGRGQGSGRGGTSTRGHKGAKSRSGYSQKLGFEGGQMPLQRRIPKFGFNNPNRVEYKAINLDTLQQILDSENVEKVDFEFLRNHGYAGKNDLIKILGRGELKGKVEVEAHAFSASAIEAIEKAGGKATKL, from the coding sequence ATGAAATTGCATTCACTAAAACCTGCCAAGGGTTCAGTAAAGAACAAAAAGCGTATTGGTAGAGGACAGGGATCTGGTCGTGGAGGTACATCGACACGCGGGCATAAAGGTGCTAAATCCAGATCTGGTTACTCTCAAAAACTCGGATTTGAAGGTGGTCAGATGCCCCTTCAGAGAAGAATCCCTAAATTTGGGTTTAACAATCCTAATAGGGTTGAATATAAAGCTATTAACTTAGATACTCTTCAGCAGATCCTTGATTCCGAGAATGTTGAAAAGGTTGATTTTGAATTTTTGAGAAATCACGGCTATGCAGGAAAAAATGATCTCATTAAAATCCTCGGTCGCGGAGAGCTAAAGGGTAAAGTTGAAGTAGAAGCTCATGCTTTTTCTGCTTCGGCCATTGAAGCAATTGAAAAAGCCGGCGGTAAGGCCACGAAACTTTAA
- the rplF gene encoding 50S ribosomal protein L6, with protein sequence MSRIGKKSIEIPSGVTIESNNGLVTVKGPKGTLNEKIDASFEINQEEGELTVSRPTEQKRHKSLHGLYRSLINNMVVGVNEGYKKELELVGVGYKATAQGNTLELNLGYSHSIFFAVPEEVKVSAETPKGKNPIVTLEGIDKQLIGQVAAKLKSLRKVEPYKGKGIRFVGEQVRRKAGKTASK encoded by the coding sequence ATGTCACGAATAGGTAAGAAATCCATAGAAATACCCAGTGGTGTAACAATTGAGTCTAATAACGGTCTTGTAACCGTTAAAGGACCTAAAGGTACACTTAATGAGAAAATAGACGCTTCATTTGAGATTAATCAGGAAGAGGGTGAACTAACTGTTAGTCGCCCTACTGAGCAAAAGCGGCATAAGTCACTTCATGGACTTTACAGGTCCCTCATCAACAATATGGTTGTAGGTGTGAATGAAGGGTATAAAAAAGAATTAGAGCTTGTTGGCGTAGGTTATAAAGCTACGGCTCAAGGCAATACTTTAGAACTAAACCTGGGGTATTCCCACAGCATTTTCTTTGCTGTGCCTGAGGAGGTTAAGGTTTCAGCGGAAACACCTAAAGGTAAAAACCCTATCGTGACCCTTGAAGGCATTGATAAGCAGTTAATAGGGCAGGTAGCAGCTAAGCTCAAGTCACTGAGGAAAGTTGAACCTTACAAAGGTAAAGGTATTCGTTTCGTTGGTGAGCAGGTTAGAAGGAAAGCTGGTAAAACTGCTTCTAAATAA
- the rpmC gene encoding 50S ribosomal protein L29, with the protein MKYSEIQSLSSEELNEKIASEQEALRKLKFAHAISPIENPMKIKESRRNIAKLQTALRSKSGN; encoded by the coding sequence ATGAAATATTCCGAGATTCAGTCTCTTTCTAGTGAGGAGCTCAATGAAAAAATAGCCTCTGAGCAAGAGGCCCTTCGTAAGCTTAAATTTGCTCATGCTATTTCGCCTATAGAAAACCCGATGAAGATCAAAGAGTCGCGTAGGAATATAGCTAAACTTCAGACGGCCTTAAGATCTAAATCTGGAAATTAA
- the rpsE gene encoding 30S ribosomal protein S5, with protein MSQNNIKSVKASEIDLKERVVTINRVAKVVKGGRRFSFSAIVVVGDGNGVVGYGLGKANEVTDAITKGIDDAKKNLMKVPVLNGTVPHDAIGKYGGGFVLVKPAAPGTGVIAGGAMRAVFESAGVKDVLAKSKGSSNPHNVVKATINALSRMRDAYTVAQHRGITLNKVFNG; from the coding sequence ATGTCCCAGAACAATATAAAGTCTGTTAAAGCAAGTGAGATTGACCTTAAGGAACGTGTCGTAACCATTAACCGTGTTGCGAAAGTTGTTAAAGGTGGTCGTCGTTTTAGCTTCTCAGCAATAGTAGTAGTTGGTGATGGTAACGGTGTCGTAGGCTATGGCTTAGGTAAAGCTAATGAGGTTACAGATGCTATTACAAAAGGTATTGACGATGCTAAGAAAAACCTCATGAAGGTTCCTGTACTTAACGGAACAGTTCCTCATGATGCTATCGGAAAGTATGGTGGCGGCTTTGTCCTCGTTAAACCAGCTGCTCCTGGTACCGGTGTGATAGCTGGTGGTGCCATGCGTGCCGTATTTGAAAGTGCCGGTGTTAAGGATGTTTTGGCTAAGTCTAAAGGTTCTTCAAATCCCCACAACGTTGTTAAGGCAACAATTAATGCGCTTTCTAGAATGCGTGATGCCTATACTGTAGCTCAACACCGCGGTATCACTTTAAATAAAGTTTTCAACGGGTAA
- the rplR gene encoding 50S ribosomal protein L18: MATDKIARRLRIRRGIRRKISGTADKPRLSVFKSNKAIYAQLIDDIKGHTIAQASSKEFGEQNSANLDICKNVGKSLAERASSNGIENVVFDRSGYQFHGKIKALADGAREGGLKF, translated from the coding sequence ATGGCTACAGATAAAATTGCTAGAAGGCTTCGGATTAGAAGAGGTATCAGAAGGAAGATCAGTGGTACTGCAGATAAACCTCGTCTCTCCGTGTTTAAATCCAATAAGGCTATTTATGCCCAGCTAATAGATGATATAAAAGGTCATACTATTGCTCAGGCTTCTTCTAAAGAGTTTGGAGAGCAGAATTCTGCTAATTTGGATATTTGCAAGAATGTTGGCAAGTCCTTGGCTGAGAGAGCCTCTTCAAATGGTATCGAGAACGTAGTTTTTGATCGTAGTGGCTATCAGTTCCACGGTAAAATTAAGGCTCTTGCTGATGGTGCAAGAGAAGGAGGCCTCAAATTTTAA
- the rplE gene encoding 50S ribosomal protein L5 — translation MANPRLKEKYLKDIVSSLHEKFEYKSSMEVPKIVKIAINKGIGAAVADKKLVDVGVEELSTITGQKAVPTKAKNSISNFKLRDGMPIGARVTLRGEKMYEFFDRLINIALPRVRDFRGVSDKGFDGRGNYTLGIEEQIIFPEISIDKVNRISGMDITFVTTAKTDEECYELLKAFGMPFSNKNAN, via the coding sequence ATGGCTAATCCCAGACTTAAAGAAAAATATCTTAAGGACATTGTATCTTCTCTGCATGAGAAGTTTGAGTACAAGTCCTCTATGGAAGTACCTAAGATTGTAAAAATCGCCATCAATAAAGGTATAGGTGCAGCTGTAGCTGATAAAAAATTAGTTGATGTTGGAGTAGAAGAACTTTCTACTATTACAGGTCAGAAGGCTGTTCCTACAAAGGCTAAAAACTCTATCTCTAATTTTAAACTTAGAGATGGCATGCCTATCGGCGCACGCGTAACACTACGTGGTGAGAAAATGTATGAGTTTTTTGATCGCCTCATTAATATAGCTCTTCCCAGAGTACGTGATTTTCGAGGTGTTTCAGACAAGGGCTTTGACGGCAGAGGTAATTATACCCTTGGCATTGAAGAGCAAATCATTTTTCCTGAAATCAGTATAGATAAAGTAAACAGGATCTCCGGTATGGACATCACATTTGTCACTACTGCGAAGACTGATGAGGAATGTTATGAATTGCTTAAAGCCTTCGGCATGCCATTCTCTAACAAAAATGCTAATTAA
- the rpsH gene encoding 30S ribosomal protein S8 translates to MITDPIADYLTRVRNAIRANHRVVEVPASNMKKELTKVLHDKGYILHYKFEDGSVQGNIKIALKYDPVTKASAITNLERVSKPGLRKYTKADTLPRVLNGLGIAILSTSKGVLTDKEAREQNIGGEVLCYVY, encoded by the coding sequence ATGATAACGGATCCTATAGCGGATTATTTGACAAGAGTACGGAATGCTATCCGTGCCAATCATAGAGTAGTTGAAGTACCTGCTTCTAATATGAAGAAGGAGCTAACAAAGGTGCTTCACGACAAAGGATATATTCTTCACTATAAGTTTGAGGATGGTTCTGTTCAAGGTAATATTAAGATTGCTTTGAAGTATGATCCAGTCACGAAAGCTTCTGCCATTACTAACCTTGAAAGGGTGAGTAAGCCAGGGTTGCGGAAATATACTAAAGCTGATACTCTCCCAAGGGTGCTTAACGGTCTTGGTATTGCAATCCTTTCCACTTCTAAAGGTGTTTTAACTGATAAGGAAGCTAGGGAGCAGAATATTGGTGGTGAGGTTTTGTGTTACGTGTATTAA